The Paenibacillus sp. FSL R7-0204 genome includes a region encoding these proteins:
- a CDS encoding aminotransferase-like domain-containing protein codes for MPENWKPDPASPLPLHGQITGYFLIKITTGAWPPGMRLAPQRELSRQLGVNRSTVVTALGQLTALGLIEGRRGGGTIVTGTRSVLPASGGSAGKSGKAGEAEPSKPEHSGNWNDYVEEGTHYPNLPTVQDINRLEYEPGLIRLGTGEPAPELLPGAAMNEVLAGLAQRVLPPLSYEEPLGNPALRVAVSRLLARSGITAGPESILITSGALQGLQLIALGLLPRGSSILLEKPSYLYSIHAFQSAGVKFSGLPMDGRGLIPEQLAAEAVRIKAAMLYSIPSFHNPTGILMDAERRRELMEVTGRLGLPILEDGAYQELWLDAPPPPPLKALDHEGRVLHLGTLSKAASPGLRIGWIAGPEPVVRRLADIKMQSDYGASSLSQLAAASWLTGGYHEEHLHVLRGRLRARRDHMVELLQLHCGGLATWNIPAGGFYIWLSLRQAVSPRKLFTAALRAGLLLNTGDLYDRSDGRHLRLSYAYASAAELEHGIPLLAELIRRGL; via the coding sequence CTGCCGGAGAACTGGAAGCCGGACCCGGCTTCTCCGCTGCCGCTGCATGGTCAGATCACCGGCTACTTCCTAATCAAGATCACCACCGGGGCCTGGCCGCCCGGCATGCGGCTGGCCCCGCAGCGGGAGCTGTCCCGCCAGCTTGGAGTGAACCGCAGTACGGTGGTTACAGCGTTGGGTCAGCTGACCGCTCTGGGCCTGATTGAAGGCAGGCGCGGGGGCGGAACGATAGTTACGGGCACACGTTCTGTGCTCCCGGCTTCCGGTGGTTCCGCCGGAAAATCCGGAAAAGCCGGGGAAGCGGAGCCCTCTAAGCCGGAGCACTCCGGCAACTGGAACGATTATGTGGAGGAGGGGACTCACTATCCCAATCTGCCCACCGTACAGGATATTAACCGGCTCGAATATGAGCCGGGCCTGATCCGCCTTGGCACGGGTGAGCCAGCGCCTGAGCTGCTGCCCGGAGCGGCGATGAACGAGGTGCTGGCCGGACTCGCGCAGCGCGTTCTTCCTCCTCTCTCCTATGAGGAGCCGCTCGGCAATCCGGCGCTGCGGGTGGCGGTCAGCCGGTTACTGGCCCGGAGTGGCATTACCGCCGGCCCGGAATCCATCCTGATTACCTCAGGTGCCCTTCAGGGGCTTCAGCTCATTGCCCTCGGGCTGCTGCCGCGCGGCTCTTCTATCCTGCTGGAGAAGCCGTCCTATCTGTATTCGATTCATGCCTTTCAGTCTGCCGGGGTGAAATTCAGCGGCCTGCCTATGGACGGGCGGGGTCTGATCCCGGAGCAGCTTGCAGCCGAGGCGGTCCGCATTAAGGCGGCGATGCTCTACAGCATCCCTTCTTTTCATAACCCTACCGGAATCCTGATGGATGCCGAGCGCCGCCGGGAGCTGATGGAGGTCACAGGCAGACTCGGGCTGCCCATCCTGGAGGATGGGGCCTACCAGGAATTATGGCTGGACGCCCCGCCCCCACCTCCGCTGAAGGCGCTGGACCACGAGGGACGGGTCCTGCATCTGGGCACCCTGTCCAAAGCAGCCAGCCCCGGCCTGCGCATCGGCTGGATCGCCGGACCGGAGCCGGTCGTCCGGCGGCTGGCCGACATCAAGATGCAGAGCGATTACGGCGCAAGCTCCCTGTCACAGCTGGCGGCCGCCAGTTGGCTTACGGGCGGCTATCATGAGGAGCATCTGCATGTCCTGCGCGGCAGACTACGTGCGCGCCGTGACCATATGGTTGAGCTGCTGCAGCTTCATTGCGGCGGACTGGCAACCTGGAACATACCGGCAGGAGGCTTCTATATCTGGCTGTCTCTCCGCCAGGCTGTCTCCCCGCGCAAGCTGTTCACCGCAGCGCTGCGTGCCGGACTGCTGCTGAATACTGGCGATCTGTATGACCGCAGCGACGGCAGGCATCTCAGACTGTCCTATGCTTATGCCTCTGCGGCAGAACTGGAGCACGGAATTCCCCTTCTGGCTGAGCTAATCCGGCGGGGACTGTGA
- a CDS encoding LysE/ArgO family amino acid transporter, with protein sequence MVQAIIHGIILAFGLILPLGVQNIFVFNQGAQHMRFRSTLPVVLTAAVCDTLLIAAAVGGVSLVILSVSWVTPVIYGAGILFLAFMGWRIWHSAPAKDESGRLSPKGQILYALSVSLLNPHALLDTVGVIGTSSLQYDGGVRWIFAAATVTVSWLWFLGLAAAGRQLGRLDASGKVMKGLNTVSALLIWGIAVYMGVQLWGLL encoded by the coding sequence ATGGTACAGGCCATTATTCATGGAATCATCCTGGCCTTCGGGCTGATTCTGCCGCTGGGCGTACAGAATATATTCGTCTTCAATCAAGGGGCACAGCATATGAGATTCCGCAGTACGCTGCCTGTCGTTCTGACAGCGGCAGTCTGCGATACGCTGCTTATCGCTGCGGCAGTCGGCGGAGTTTCCTTGGTCATTCTTTCGGTGAGCTGGGTCACGCCTGTTATATATGGAGCGGGCATTCTGTTTCTCGCCTTCATGGGCTGGAGAATCTGGCACTCCGCTCCGGCGAAGGATGAGTCGGGCCGTCTCTCGCCGAAGGGACAGATACTCTATGCGCTGTCTGTCTCCCTCCTGAACCCGCATGCCCTTCTAGATACGGTGGGCGTGATCGGGACCAGCTCGCTGCAATACGATGGGGGGGTGCGTTGGATCTTCGCGGCGGCGACAGTGACTGTCTCCTGGCTCTGGTTCCTTGGTCTTGCTGCAGCGGGCCGCCAGCTCGGCAGGCTGGATGCTTCCGGCAAAGTCATGAAGGGGCTGAATACCGTTTCCGCCCTGTTGATTTGGGGGATCGCCGTTTATATGGGAGTTCAGCTGTGGGGGCTGTTGTAA
- a CDS encoding helix-turn-helix domain-containing protein, whose protein sequence is MKPAVMIRDQLADYLTQHGLSINQFAIRSGINSGTLSRIINGHQPIAMSHLELITAGMGVSEDFFYSLYVEECFYYSAPTWRRLRPFIVKCAELGRTDCIGRLVENLLDNLTYVPMLYEVAEGLFQQGHWPAAALLYENVSASEKYQYSERLATCQYRLFQIALGDDQSTNLRAATLFESYIPRLNEADQLDGLKDLLEVYYSLQQWRKVDELAEKMLGLATLRYNLQLQSNLNRGNIKTPLYLYILRAHLFLSSICMEYGDYKSAIELVPRYMDGSWIKEDDEEARRTLVQFREWGTANIYLYRMLDGQIEVLDEYVEYISAQTDEIFTAMYNIIRCANWYDWNVDHILERFSAYIPYRTYKSEFGQYNSQIMADKYARFLAELANYYLHNKRNRGIEFLLQSLESSSIINNESVAITCVNLFEQYRDVASLEELERYKYLMREVCKPNEKTIYQASGSM, encoded by the coding sequence TTGAAGCCTGCAGTCATGATTCGAGACCAGCTTGCAGATTATTTAACCCAGCATGGGCTGTCCATTAATCAGTTTGCCATAAGATCCGGCATTAATTCCGGGACGCTGAGCCGGATTATTAATGGCCATCAGCCCATTGCTATGAGCCATCTGGAGTTAATCACTGCGGGAATGGGGGTGAGCGAGGATTTTTTTTACAGTCTGTATGTGGAGGAGTGTTTCTATTATTCGGCACCGACCTGGCGGCGGCTTCGCCCGTTCATTGTGAAGTGTGCGGAACTGGGGCGAACGGATTGTATCGGGCGTCTGGTGGAGAACCTGCTGGATAATCTGACCTATGTTCCCATGCTGTATGAAGTAGCGGAAGGCTTGTTCCAACAGGGCCACTGGCCGGCGGCGGCACTCCTCTATGAGAACGTAAGCGCCAGCGAGAAATACCAGTATTCCGAACGCTTGGCCACCTGCCAATACCGCCTGTTCCAGATTGCCCTGGGTGATGACCAGAGCACGAACCTGCGCGCGGCCACCCTGTTCGAGAGCTACATCCCGCGCCTGAATGAGGCGGATCAGTTGGATGGGTTGAAGGATTTGTTGGAAGTCTATTATTCCTTGCAGCAGTGGCGTAAAGTTGATGAACTCGCAGAGAAGATGCTTGGACTGGCTACACTCCGTTATAATCTCCAGCTCCAGTCAAACCTTAATCGGGGTAACATTAAAACTCCACTATATCTCTACATTTTGCGCGCTCATCTCTTTCTCTCTAGTATTTGCATGGAATACGGGGATTATAAATCTGCTATAGAACTTGTGCCGCGCTATATGGACGGAAGCTGGATAAAGGAAGATGATGAAGAAGCAAGACGAACGTTAGTTCAGTTTAGAGAGTGGGGTACTGCGAATATTTACTTATACCGCATGCTGGACGGACAAATAGAAGTGCTAGACGAGTATGTCGAATATATATCTGCACAAACCGACGAGATATTTACGGCGATGTACAATATTATCCGATGTGCAAATTGGTATGATTGGAATGTTGATCACATTCTGGAGCGCTTCTCTGCCTATATCCCATATCGAACATATAAATCAGAATTCGGTCAATACAACTCACAGATTATGGCAGACAAATACGCTAGATTTCTCGCTGAATTGGCAAACTATTATTTACATAATAAGAGAAACAGAGGGATTGAATTCTTACTACAAAGTTTGGAATCTTCGTCTATTATAAACAATGAGAGTGTAGCAATCACTTGTGTCAATTTGTTTGAACAATACAGGGATGTTGCCAGTTTAGAAGAGTTGGAAAGATACAAATATTTAATGAGAGAGGTGTGCAAACCAAATGAAAAAACAATTTATCAAGCTTCTGGTTCTATGTAG
- a CDS encoding aspartyl-phosphate phosphatase Spo0E family protein produces MHSPAIVRIRIEQARIKLHKLHIQYGSLNHPEVLRQSIVLDELLNTYDNAYRMNKRPPA; encoded by the coding sequence ATGCATAGTCCAGCAATCGTTAGAATTCGTATAGAGCAAGCTAGAATTAAGCTTCATAAATTACATATTCAATATGGCAGCTTGAATCATCCGGAGGTTTTGCGGCAATCTATAGTGCTGGATGAGCTGCTCAATACCTACGATAATGCCTATCGAATGAACAAGCGGCCGCCTGCTTAA
- a CDS encoding helix-turn-helix transcriptional regulator, with the protein MEHTVKIRDEIAAYLTKHKLSINQFAIASGIHSGTLSRVMKGQQALAMNHLTRVTSGMGLPEDYFYSQYVDECLYDSTPTWRRLRPFLLQCAALSRLDCIERVAQNLLDNLLYAPLLFEVAEELFEQKNWQAAALIYDNVGASEKYQHSERLALCQYRLFLINLGDDPQENLIAATLLENYVDKLDEVNQLDALKELADIYLALQKWDKVSEVVEEMLRVASVHYDLHGESGRRHRDHKLYKRPLYTYILYAQLMRSSVYEEIGDYKTALDMIPIYMDHSWIREDDEEAWRIKAQYIDWGTANTYLYRLMDGQIEVLDAYVEYISNHENEIFMALFKIVQMANQYKWDVDHVLQRFADYIPYRKIYSIFGEHNKFLHEKNYTQFCSELATYYLTRKRYKGDDVIMQSVDLSAKLDSEHNVIRGTISVDFEIAISEFPKSG; encoded by the coding sequence GTGGAGCATACAGTCAAAATCCGGGACGAGATAGCGGCGTATCTCACAAAACATAAATTGTCTATTAATCAGTTTGCGATTGCCAGCGGAATTCATTCCGGCACACTCAGCCGGGTGATGAAAGGCCAGCAGGCCTTGGCGATGAATCATTTGACCCGTGTGACCAGCGGGATGGGGCTGCCGGAGGATTACTTTTACAGTCAATATGTGGATGAATGTTTATATGATTCGACACCGACTTGGCGGCGTTTACGGCCGTTCCTGCTGCAATGTGCGGCGTTATCGCGTCTGGATTGTATTGAGCGGGTGGCGCAGAATTTACTGGATAATCTGTTGTATGCACCGCTGCTGTTCGAGGTTGCCGAGGAGTTATTTGAGCAGAAGAACTGGCAAGCCGCTGCATTAATCTATGACAATGTGGGAGCCAGCGAGAAATACCAGCATTCCGAACGGCTGGCGCTCTGCCAATATCGGCTATTCCTGATTAATCTGGGCGATGATCCGCAGGAAAATCTAATTGCTGCTACGTTATTAGAGAATTATGTCGATAAGCTGGATGAAGTCAATCAGTTGGATGCGCTGAAAGAGTTGGCGGATATCTATCTTGCGCTTCAGAAATGGGACAAGGTATCTGAGGTTGTAGAAGAAATGCTCCGAGTGGCCTCCGTCCATTATGACCTTCATGGTGAATCAGGCCGTAGGCATAGAGATCATAAGTTATATAAAAGGCCGCTGTATACATATATATTATATGCTCAGCTTATGAGATCCAGTGTTTATGAAGAGATTGGAGATTACAAAACTGCACTCGATATGATACCTATATATATGGATCATAGCTGGATACGGGAAGATGACGAAGAAGCATGGCGTATTAAGGCTCAATATATAGATTGGGGAACGGCTAATACGTATCTTTACCGCTTAATGGATGGGCAGATTGAGGTTCTTGATGCATATGTCGAATACATCTCAAATCATGAAAATGAAATATTCATGGCGCTGTTCAAAATTGTTCAAATGGCTAATCAGTATAAGTGGGACGTGGATCATGTTTTACAGAGATTTGCGGATTATATTCCGTACCGGAAGATTTATAGTATCTTTGGTGAACATAACAAATTCCTCCATGAAAAAAACTACACCCAATTCTGCAGCGAGCTGGCAACCTACTATCTCACCCGCAAACGGTATAAAGGCGACGATGTGATTATGCAAAGCGTAGACCTATCCGCCAAACTAGACAGTGAGCATAATGTGATCCGGGGGACGATATCCGTGGATTTCGAGATTGCGATTTCGGAGTTTCCGAAGTCGGGCTGA
- the moaA gene encoding GTP 3',8-cyclase MoaA yields the protein MEPLTDPFGRIHDYLRISVTDRCNLRCIYCMPAEGMQFQPQDEIMSYEEIAAVVEALAPLGLRKVRLTGGEPLVRKDLEKLVAMISAIPGIEDISLTTNGLMLPAKAAILKQAGLSRVNISLDSLRPDRFSMITRGGDVAKVLKGIEAAEAAGLSPIKLNVVLMKGINDDEIKDFIALTLNSPLNVRFIEYMPIGSASDAWRQTYLPLETVVEACKEAGWTIEEADMPSGNGPSQNRRVTGAKGTFGLIHPVSEHFCDNCNRLRLTADGNIKACLYWQDEYNVRPLISHPAAVQALFREALGNKPHNHEMALALEHKAQSHTPTARRMSQIGG from the coding sequence ATGGAGCCGCTGACTGACCCTTTTGGACGCATACATGATTACCTCCGTATCTCGGTTACAGACCGCTGCAACCTGCGCTGTATCTATTGTATGCCCGCCGAAGGAATGCAATTCCAGCCGCAGGACGAGATTATGAGCTACGAGGAAATTGCCGCTGTGGTGGAGGCACTTGCGCCCCTGGGCCTGCGGAAGGTCCGGCTGACGGGGGGCGAACCGCTGGTCCGTAAGGATCTGGAGAAGCTGGTAGCCATGATCTCCGCTATACCCGGCATTGAAGATATCTCATTGACGACGAACGGGCTGATGCTTCCTGCCAAAGCGGCTATCCTGAAGCAGGCCGGGCTGTCCCGGGTGAACATCAGCCTGGATTCGCTGCGGCCGGACCGCTTCTCGATGATTACCCGCGGCGGCGATGTTGCCAAGGTGCTGAAGGGAATTGAAGCCGCTGAAGCCGCCGGCCTGTCCCCGATCAAGCTGAATGTCGTGCTGATGAAAGGCATTAACGATGACGAGATCAAGGACTTCATCGCCTTGACCCTGAACAGCCCGCTGAATGTGCGGTTCATTGAATACATGCCGATTGGCAGCGCCAGCGATGCCTGGCGGCAGACCTATCTGCCGCTGGAGACTGTAGTAGAGGCCTGCAAGGAAGCTGGCTGGACCATCGAGGAGGCCGACATGCCCTCCGGGAATGGCCCTTCCCAGAACCGGCGTGTCACCGGCGCGAAGGGAACCTTCGGGCTGATCCATCCGGTCAGCGAGCATTTCTGCGACAATTGCAACCGCCTGCGCCTGACCGCCGACGGCAACATCAAAGCCTGCCTGTACTGGCAGGACGAATATAATGTGCGCCCGCTGATCAGCCACCCTGCGGCGGTGCAGGCCCTGTTCCGCGAGGCGCTCGGCAACAAGCCGCATAACCATGAAATGGCCCTGGCCCTGGAGCACAAAGCCCAGAGCCACACCCCCACCGCGCGCCGCATGTCGCAGATTGGCGGGTAG
- a CDS encoding TorD/DmsD family molecular chaperone: MTIPTVPSLVVPEACSRWLESRGLIYQLLVDFYGRKPSLSLVAQWSRNREMSVAAEMTEGGRELKRYLCSQEPSMLPAICEKEKIEYKRLMNERAVSSFVAREAAQLGREEEFCNVLSDVYASAGIVFKKCSGEADDHIAIELEFMAVMHERMLYNSFSIRSAMELLEIQERFLEEHLLKWTPQFCARMNAATDSPLYLGLSHMLEEFLPQDLHMLRAWKASLESSAAAMA, encoded by the coding sequence ATGACCATACCAACTGTTCCATCGCTTGTTGTGCCGGAGGCTTGTAGCCGCTGGCTGGAGAGCCGGGGATTAATATATCAGCTGCTGGTGGACTTCTATGGAAGAAAACCATCTCTCTCACTGGTCGCCCAGTGGAGCCGTAACCGTGAGATGAGTGTCGCTGCGGAGATGACCGAAGGCGGCCGTGAATTGAAGCGTTACCTGTGCAGCCAGGAACCGTCGATGCTACCGGCCATCTGCGAGAAAGAGAAAATCGAATACAAGCGTCTGATGAACGAGCGCGCAGTCAGCTCCTTCGTAGCCCGTGAAGCGGCTCAGCTGGGCCGTGAGGAAGAATTCTGCAACGTGCTCTCAGATGTGTACGCATCGGCGGGTATTGTCTTCAAGAAGTGTAGCGGCGAAGCCGACGACCACATTGCCATTGAGCTGGAATTCATGGCGGTGATGCACGAGCGGATGCTGTACAACAGCTTCTCAATCCGCAGTGCGATGGAGCTTCTGGAGATTCAGGAGAGGTTCCTCGAAGAGCATCTGTTGAAGTGGACTCCACAATTCTGTGCGAGAATGAACGCTGCAACCGACAGCCCTCTGTATCTGGGTCTCAGCCATATGCTGGAGGAATTCCTGCCGCAGGATCTGCACATGCTGCGTGCCTGGAAGGCTTCGCTGGAGAGCAGCGCGGCGGCCATGGCTTAA
- a CDS encoding efflux RND transporter permease subunit: MKSLINFSLRNKFAVWLLTIIIVFAGLYSGLTMKQETLPNISIPYLSITTIYPGAAPEGVVNDVSKPLEQKLRNVDGVKMLTSTSLENASSVTIEFDYGTNLDNATAAVREALNEVKLPDNVQKPQISRFSLSSLPVISLSISDESSGDLEELTRVAENDIRPALEDIEGVASVQIAGQYVKEVSLKFNQEKLKQYGLTEDTIKGIIQASSLRVPLGLFEMDKAQKAVVVDGNITTVEDLQNVSIPLVPSAPGAAGAGAAGAGAGAAGGAASGGAAAGGTGGTGAATGNTAAGAGAMTGLPTVKLSELATIEVVGKSESISRTNGKESIGIQIVKANDANTVDVVNGVKDKTEELKKQYKSMDLTVLLDQGKPIEDSVNTMLSKAAFGALFAVLIILLFLRNIRSTIISIISIPLSLLIAVLCLRQMDITLNMMTLGAMTVAIGRVVDDSIVVIENIFRRLTLSGEKLRGRELISAATREMFVPIMSSTIVTIAVFLPLAFVSGMVGELFLPFALTMVFALLASLVVAITLVPALAHTLFRNGLKKGKKGHEDKPGALAGGYVRILDWCLSHKLITLGVAVLLLAGSLFLIKPIGVSFLPSQEEKNVTLTFSPKAGQTLEDVKALGLKAEKFILAQKHLDKMQYSIGGSSPFGLSSGNSGLFYVTYDSNTPDFDTVKEKLIEGLSQEVPDGVWGDLSGMAGGGLGGSTLTVNIYGDTLEQLKPVADDIAGIVQGDTKNFKDGKTSLSEAYDQYTIVADQAKLSSLGLTAGQLAMKLSPAGTRPVLTEVELDGKNYKVYIETDKDSYNSIEEMKAATLTSPLGITVPIGEVASIEQGQSPDSITREDGKMKVEVTADIISSDINSASKAVQDKIDALDLPDGVTITFGGVTEQINETFGQLGIAMLAAIAIVYFVLVVTFGGGLAPFAILFSLPFTVIGALVALLLAGETLNVSALMGALMLIGIVVTNAIVLIDRVIHKEQEGMSTRKALLEAGATRLRPILMTALATIGALLPLVTGLENSAGIISKGLGVTVIGGLVSSTLLTLVVVPVVYEFLMKFRSKKTYE; the protein is encoded by the coding sequence ATGAAAAGCCTAATTAATTTCTCGCTCCGCAACAAATTTGCCGTCTGGCTGCTGACGATCATTATTGTCTTCGCCGGTCTGTACAGCGGATTGACTATGAAGCAGGAGACCCTGCCTAACATTAGTATCCCTTATCTCAGCATTACTACTATTTATCCTGGAGCCGCACCCGAAGGGGTCGTGAATGACGTCAGCAAGCCGCTGGAGCAGAAGCTCCGCAATGTAGACGGCGTGAAGATGCTGACCTCCACCTCTCTGGAGAACGCCTCCAGCGTTACCATTGAATTCGACTACGGCACGAACCTGGACAATGCAACAGCAGCAGTGCGGGAAGCCTTGAACGAGGTGAAGCTGCCGGATAATGTGCAAAAGCCGCAAATCTCGCGCTTCAGCCTCAGCTCGCTGCCAGTCATCTCGCTCAGTATCTCTGATGAGAGCTCCGGCGATCTGGAGGAGCTGACCCGGGTTGCCGAGAACGATATCCGCCCGGCGCTGGAGGATATCGAAGGCGTCGCCTCTGTGCAGATTGCCGGACAATATGTCAAAGAAGTGTCCCTGAAGTTCAATCAGGAGAAGCTGAAGCAGTACGGACTGACCGAGGATACGATCAAAGGCATCATCCAGGCCTCCTCCCTGCGGGTACCGCTTGGATTGTTCGAGATGGACAAAGCACAGAAGGCTGTTGTCGTTGACGGCAACATCACTACAGTAGAGGACTTGCAGAATGTCAGCATTCCGCTGGTTCCTTCCGCCCCTGGTGCTGCCGGGGCAGGAGCTGCTGGTGCGGGAGCCGGGGCCGCTGGCGGTGCAGCTTCAGGTGGTGCTGCGGCTGGCGGGACTGGCGGTACCGGAGCTGCAACTGGCAATACCGCCGCGGGCGCGGGCGCCATGACCGGGCTGCCGACGGTGAAGCTGAGCGAGCTTGCCACTATCGAGGTAGTCGGCAAATCGGAATCAATCTCCCGCACCAACGGCAAGGAATCCATCGGGATTCAGATTGTGAAGGCCAATGATGCCAACACCGTCGATGTCGTGAACGGGGTCAAGGACAAGACAGAAGAACTGAAGAAACAATACAAGTCGATGGACCTCACCGTGCTGTTGGATCAAGGCAAGCCGATTGAGGATTCCGTGAACACGATGCTGTCCAAGGCTGCCTTCGGCGCCCTGTTCGCCGTGCTTATCATCCTGCTGTTCCTGCGCAATATCCGTTCTACCATTATTTCTATTATCTCGATTCCATTATCACTGCTGATTGCAGTATTATGCCTGCGGCAAATGGATATTACGCTGAATATGATGACGCTCGGCGCCATGACCGTAGCCATCGGGCGGGTAGTCGATGACTCCATCGTCGTCATTGAGAACATTTTCCGGCGGCTTACACTGTCCGGCGAGAAGCTGCGCGGCAGAGAGCTGATCAGCGCGGCTACCCGTGAGATGTTTGTGCCGATTATGTCTTCAACCATTGTGACGATTGCCGTCTTCCTGCCGCTCGCCTTTGTCAGCGGGATGGTCGGTGAGCTGTTCCTGCCATTTGCCCTCACTATGGTATTCGCGCTGCTGGCTTCACTGGTGGTTGCCATTACCCTGGTGCCTGCACTGGCCCATACCCTGTTCCGTAATGGACTCAAGAAGGGGAAAAAGGGTCACGAAGACAAGCCCGGCGCATTGGCGGGCGGGTATGTCCGAATCCTGGACTGGTGTCTCTCGCATAAGCTGATTACCTTGGGTGTTGCTGTCCTGCTGCTGGCAGGCAGTCTGTTCCTGATCAAGCCAATCGGCGTCAGCTTCCTGCCTTCCCAGGAAGAGAAGAATGTTACGCTTACTTTCTCCCCGAAGGCCGGTCAGACGCTGGAGGATGTGAAGGCGCTGGGCCTGAAGGCTGAGAAGTTCATTCTGGCCCAGAAGCATCTGGACAAAATGCAGTATTCTATCGGAGGCAGCAGCCCGTTCGGACTTAGCTCAGGCAATTCCGGGCTGTTCTATGTCACGTATGACAGCAACACGCCTGATTTTGACACGGTGAAGGAGAAGTTAATTGAAGGCTTAAGCCAAGAGGTGCCGGATGGCGTGTGGGGCGATCTGTCCGGCATGGCCGGAGGCGGGCTCGGCGGCAGCACCCTTACTGTCAATATCTATGGCGATACGCTGGAACAGCTCAAACCGGTAGCCGATGACATTGCCGGGATCGTTCAGGGAGATACCAAGAACTTCAAAGACGGGAAGACCAGCCTCTCTGAAGCCTATGATCAATACACCATCGTCGCTGACCAGGCCAAGCTTAGCTCACTGGGCCTAACGGCCGGACAGCTTGCGATGAAGCTGAGCCCTGCCGGAACCCGGCCTGTACTGACTGAGGTAGAGCTGGACGGCAAGAATTACAAGGTCTACATTGAGACGGACAAGGATTCCTACAATAGTATTGAAGAAATGAAGGCCGCCACGCTCACTTCGCCGCTGGGTATTACTGTACCGATTGGCGAGGTAGCAAGCATCGAACAGGGCCAGTCCCCGGATTCCATTACCCGTGAAGACGGAAAAATGAAAGTCGAGGTAACCGCCGACATTATCTCCAGTGACATTAATAGTGCCTCCAAGGCTGTGCAGGACAAAATAGATGCTCTTGATCTCCCGGACGGCGTGACCATCACCTTCGGCGGAGTCACCGAGCAGATTAATGAGACCTTCGGACAGCTTGGCATTGCTATGCTGGCGGCTATAGCGATTGTATACTTCGTGCTCGTAGTCACCTTCGGCGGCGGTCTGGCACCGTTCGCCATCCTGTTCTCCCTGCCGTTCACAGTCATCGGCGCTCTTGTTGCCCTGCTCCTGGCTGGCGAGACTTTGAACGTCTCGGCACTAATGGGCGCACTGATGCTGATCGGGATCGTGGTCACCAATGCGATTGTCTTAATTGACCGCGTAATTCATAAGGAGCAAGAGGGGATGTCTACCCGCAAGGCGCTGCTTGAGGCCGGGGCTACCCGTCTTCGCCCGATTCTCATGACTGCACTCGCGACCATTGGAGCCCTGCTGCCTTTGGTTACAGGCCTTGAGAACAGTGCCGGAATCATCTCCAAGGGGCTTGGCGTAACCGTCATCGGCGGCCTGGTCAGCTCCACGCTGCTGACCCTGGTCGTTGTACCGGTGGTGTATGAGTTCCTGATGAAGTTTCGGAGTAAGAAGACTTACGAATAA